In the genome of Dunckerocampus dactyliophorus isolate RoL2022-P2 chromosome 6, RoL_Ddac_1.1, whole genome shotgun sequence, one region contains:
- the LOC129182271 gene encoding somatostatin-like receptor F_48D10.1 gives MELDKPNCSSATYPLSALVNSSNVSTQSVPFQGSSTLLTAVISITVFLMGLVGNSLAIYVVLRYAKMKTVTNIYILNLAVADELYIIGLPFLTTQNVLSYWPFGSFLCRVLMTADSMNQFTSIFCLTVMSIDRYLAVVHPIRGSNWRHPRVAKVVSAAVWAVSFVVVLPVVIFSDVQDTFNSCNMIWPEPADVWSTAFIIYTTTIGFFGPLLIICLCYLLIVIKVKSSGTRAGFTSRRRSERKVTQMVVVIVVVFVLCWLPFFIINIVNLVVIIPESSATAGIYFFAVILSYANSCANPLLYGFLSDNFKQSFRKVLCLKRVRCKANGVDDGDPSARQVMKSTPNECAPHSHHTHVSHRLQSSQISPQPSGVPTRPTTADLHCCQPSSIFLGPSRVRTITETHMATNAEVAAITTLTPSSS, from the exons ATGGAACTGGATAAGCCCAACTGTTCTTCTGCAACTTACCCCCTGTCTGCCCTCGTCAACTCTTCCAACGTGTCCACACAGAGTGTCCCATTCCAGGGGAGCAGCACCCTGCTGACAGCGGTGATCTCCATCACCGTCTTCCTGATGGGTCTGGTCGGAAACAGTCTGGCCATCTACGTGGTGCTGCGCTATGCCAAAATGAAGACAGTGACCAACATCTATATCCTCAACCTGGCTGTGGCTGACGAGCTCTACATCATCGGACTGCCGTTTCTCACCACGCAGAATGTACTCTCCTACTGGCCCTTTGGGTCCTTCCTGTGCCGGGTGCTCATGACCGCTGACTCCATGAACCAGTTCACGTCCATTTTCTGCCTCACCGTCATGTCCATTGACCGCTACCTGGCAGTGGTGCACCCGATTCGGGGCTCCAATTGGAGGCACCCGCGAGTGGCTAAGGTGGTGAGCGCAGCGGTGTGGGCTGTGTCTTTTGTGGTGGTTCTGCCGGTGGTCATCTTCTCTGATGTGCAG GACACATTTAACTCGTGCAACATGATCTGGCCGGAGCCAGCAGACGTGTGGTCAACGGCCTTCATTATCTATACCACCACAATCGGTTTCTTTGGACCACTGCTCAtcatctgcctttgctacctgcTGATAGTCATCaag GTGAAGTCTTCAGGAACACGGGCCGGCTTCACCTCGCGACGGCGTTCAGAGCGCAAGGTCACTCAAATGGTGGTGGTCATCGTGGTGGTGTTTGTGCTCTGCTGGCTGCCGTTCTTCATCATCAACATCGTCAACCTTGTGGTCATCATCCCAGAGTCCAGCGCCACTGCGGGGATTTACTTCTTTGCTGTCATCCTGTCTTACGCCAACTCCTGCGCCAACCCGCTGCTCTACGGCTTCCTGTCTGACAACTTCAAACAAAGCTTCAGAAAA GTGCTGTGTTTGAAGAGGGTGAGGTGCAAAGCCAACGGTGTTGATGACGGTGACCCCAGTGCTCGCCAAGTTATGAAATCAACGCCAAACGAATGTGCCCCTCACTCCCATCATACTCACGTGTCCCATCGTCTTCAGAGCAGCCAG ATCTCTCCTCAGCCGTCAGGTGTGCCAACTCGTCCCACAACTGCCGACTTGCACTGCTGCCAGCCTTCCTCCATTTTCCTCGGCCCCTCAAGGGTCCGCACAATTACAGAAACCCATATGGCAACCAATGCTGAAGTTGCCGCCATCACCACCCTGACTCCATCATCGTCCTAG
- the LOC129182274 gene encoding lipopolysaccharide-induced tumor necrosis factor-alpha factor homolog: MYISLPCQWFSNLLPDSLITVKRSLHTLKLTMANVHILVEKAGPAPIPMPPSYTGPPQTVVVQQSPPVLQTAQIHTVQMPVYQHSAPQLQVVQPAVVAPRRPLKDLPGQMTCPNCHTTGITLVQYKNGTLTWILIAVLLVLFWPLCLIPLCIKSCKDVKHSCATCGVPLYVYKRI, translated from the exons ATGTACATTAGTCTTCCttgccagtggttctcaaacctGCTGCCAGACTCTCTCATAACAG tgaaacgatctctacatacactgaagctaaccatgGCAAATGTCCATATCCTTGTGGAGAAGGCTGGGCCAGCCCCGATTCCGATGCCACCATCATACACTGGTCCCCCCCAAACTGTGGTAGTTCAACAAAGTCCGCCTGTCCTGCAAACTG CACAGATTCATACAGTTCAAATGCCTGTTTACCAGCATAGTGCACCccagcttcaggttgtgcaaccTG CGGTTGTTGCACCGCGAAGACCGCTCAAGGATCTTCCTGGTCAGATGACATGTCCTAATTGCCATACCACTGGTATTACTCTAGTCCAGTACAAAAATGGCACGCTCACTTGGATACTGATCGCCGTGCTACTGGTGTT GTTCTGGCCCCTCTGTTTGATCCCGTTATGCATTAAATCATGCAAGGATGTGAAGCATTCCTGCGCCACCTGTGGCGTGCCCCTCTACGTCTACAAGCGCATATGA